TTTAGCAAAGCCTACAGCCACGTTCGCTGGAGCGCCGCCAGCAATAGGGTTAAGGCTACCGTCGCCGGTAGGTAACAAATCAATAAGCATCTCGCCAAAACATGTTAATTGCATAACTACTACCCCTAATTAGAAACGGTATTTTAAAGTGACAGACGTAGTTCTGCCGTTAATACTGCGAGCGCGAATAATATTGTTAGTTGGAATTACACCTTCCTCGGCTTCTGTTAATCCTGTGGTATCAAAGAGATTGTTTACGTTTAACGCGATATTGAAGCGTTCAGTCAGATCATAACTTGCAAACGCGTTGACCTGAGTGTAACCGTCAAATTTTAACTCGTTGTTGTCTTGTGCGTACGCGTCGGTGGTGCCGATGAGGCTTAAACCGATAGCACCTTGATCGAAGTTATATTTACCCAATAGGGAATAAACAAAGTCAGCTTGCCGTCTTGGCGTGTTACCTTCGAGTTCGGGAGTGAGTGCATCTTTTGCGATTTCAGCATCGGTCCACGTCAAACTACCTCGTAAGTCGAAGGAGCCAATAAAATAGACACCCTCAAGTTCAATACCTTGTGCTTCGTATTGCCTGTCAAAGAACTTTTGGCTGGTTGCCTCAAAGTTTTGCTCTTCTGTTTCAGCGTAAAATAAAGTTGCAAATAGACGACCTTGTTCAAACTTTTGTTTGAGACCAAATTCGTATTGTGTCACTTCATCCACAGCATCTTCATCAGCTACACTGCCATCAATATTCACTTTACCGAACAATAGTCTATCTGCATTTGCACGACCGCCCTCACTGAATCTGCCGAATATGGCGCTGCTTGAGGTCATTTGGTAGTTTGCGCCAACAGAGTAACTTGTGTAGCTCCAATCGTAATTAACTACATTGGGGTTAGCGAGATCGATGGCTGCAACTTGCTCCTCTGGCTTTGAAATAGTGCCATCACGGTTGATGTCTACACGAGATGTTACAGCACCTGCAAATGTACCTGTCGCTTTACCTGAATCATGACGCACACTCGCATCAACTGAAATATCGCCGAGCTTTGTTGAAAAGGCGATATATGGGGCACGAGTATCGTATTCAGTGTCGTAGTTGCGCTGACAGCAATTTCCCCAATAGGGCGTACCATAGGCATATAATCCGTTTTCAGAATATGCAGTGCTATCCGCAGCGGCCACGTTGACAAGCGCTGCGTTATCTCCTTTAACCTCGAGCAAGTATGAATTCCATAACCAAGACATATTGATATTTTGCGATGACATGAAATAGCCGAAGGTGAGTGACGTGTCAGTACCAAATGATTTGGTGAGCTTTAGGTCATTCATGATGTTGTCGAAATCATTCATTTTCACTTCGAAGGTATGAACGCGCATTAGTAGTGCTTGATTGAACGCTTGATCCGTTTTTGGTCCGTTGGCAAAGGTGAGTGTTGCACCGGTACCTGCTATGCTCTTGGCAATTGCTTGGCTATTAGCGACCTCAGCAGGGAAAGGCGACATAAATGTGCCTGAGATACTCGACTTTCTGGACCTGTTTTCGATTTGCCAGTCATTACCTAGTTCGAAATTTGCTTCAAAGCCGATACTATCAACAACAGGGTGCATTCCGTCTCGCATATCCCCTTGACGAATTTGATTGTTACCACCTAAGCCTTGCGTGGCGGTGAAATAAACAGAGTGAGGGGTATCTGACAGTACATCAAAGCCGCTGATGGAGTCGCCATTAGAATACATTGGCATAGGAAGGTAGCCTGCTGTTTTATCATCAAGGTGTTTTATATACAAACGAACGTAGCCACTTTCAAATTCCTTGGTGATATTAGCTTTGAGTTGACCGCCTTTATTTGCGGTATAGCCGGTGTCACGCGGGCCTTCACCTTGTCGCACAAAGCCACCAATATGAAATTTTATGTCGTCACTTAGATAACTCCCGTACTCAAAGTCCGTTCTAAACTCGTCATAATCTAAACCAAACGTGGTGGCAACACTGCCTGACTCATTTTCACCCGTTTTTGAAATCAAGTTAATAATGCCTCCGGGAGCGTCGCTGGCGGCAGTCGAAGCCGAGCCACCTCTAATGGACTCGATTGACTCCACGGTATTATCAAGGCGCATAAAAATATCGGCGTTACCAAAAGCAATATCACCAAATTGCAGAATCGGCAAGCCATCTTCTTGTAGCTGTAAAAATTTAGCGCCACCGGATGCAACAGGAAGACCACGTACAGCGATATTTGCATTACCTTCACCACCGGTTGATTCAGATCTTACACCTGGAATTAGTTTGAATGCTTCAGCGGTAGTTCTGGGGGTTGCAACAGAGATTTGCTCCAGCCCTATACTGCTAACAGAAACACTCGATTCCATAATGGTTGTTCGCTTTGGTACACCCGTTACGACTATTTTCTCGAAGCCATCGGCAGGCTTTGTGTGTGCTTTTTCTTCAGCGGCCGCCGAGTGAGAGATTGCAAGCGTGAGTGCGCTGAGTGTAAATAGGGTGGTTTTGATTGTTGTCATCATTTGCCTCTTGTTATCGTTGTCAAACTCGTGCGGTCTATTAAAAATAAACTTAATCGATTAAGTTTATTTTTAGCACAATTTAATTTGGTTGCAATTAAAAATTAATCAATAATTCAAACAAAATTTTAATGCTTTGGTTTTTATGAATTTTAACCCGTGAAAAATTTGTGGTCGGAGGGGTTACACTCGCTGAAACTTAGCGTTTTTGCTCAATGGTAAGCGGGCAGGGTCCTTTAACCAGTTGTACAACATGGCTGCAAAGAGTAAAAATGCAAACCCAGTCGCAAGTATAAAGCCATAGCTAACATGGCCAAAGTAATCGCTCACCATGCCCATCAGAAGTGGTGCTAGCGCAGCAGAAAGCGCGGTGAAGAATAACATCACACCAGCAACAGAGCCATGCTGAGCTTTGTCAAAACAAGAGATCCCTTTTGAGTTTAATGTTGGGTAAATCATAGACATAAATAAACCACTTAGCGGGAGCGTATAGATAGCGGCATTAACACCATAAAGATAAGTTAAAAAATAGCATACAAATATAGCAAAGCTCAGCGTTAGCATTACGCTTTGCCAACGATACTTAGCGAGTAACCATACAGCCATAAAGCGACCTATTGCACGTAAAATAAAAAAGATGGTGAGCGCATAAGTTGCAAGCCAAGTTAAATCACCTTGGTAATCCTGTAATAAAGTGGGCATCCAGACATAAATTGCGACTTCAGTTGCAACGTAGAGTGCTATGGCGAGGGAAAAGCCAAGTGCATATTTGTTCTTGAGCATGGCTGCTGTATGAGATAGGCCTGCATTGTTTTGTGCATGAGCGGTATTAAACTTGGGAAACTCAGTGCTTAAAGTCACGATACTGAGTATTAAGCACAGCCCACCAGCAAGCACATAAAGATAGGTCCAACTCACCCCCTGTATCAATAGATAACTGACAATTGCAGGGCCAATTATCGCGCCGATGGCAAAGAAGCCTTCGACTTTATTCATGGTTTGAGTATGTTCTTGTGCGCCGTTAGAAATGTCACCTAGAAGAGCGAGGGCACCTGTTTTAAATAGACCAATGGCTAACCCAATGACACATAAAAGCATTAAAAACATGGTGAAAGTTTCACCCAGTGCGAACAGAAAACATGCAGATGAAAATAGTAT
The sequence above is a segment of the Pseudoalteromonas piscicida genome. Coding sequences within it:
- a CDS encoding TonB-dependent receptor domain-containing protein, producing the protein MTTIKTTLFTLSALTLAISHSAAAEEKAHTKPADGFEKIVVTGVPKRTTIMESSVSVSSIGLEQISVATPRTTAEAFKLIPGVRSESTGGEGNANIAVRGLPVASGGAKFLQLQEDGLPILQFGDIAFGNADIFMRLDNTVESIESIRGGSASTAASDAPGGIINLISKTGENESGSVATTFGLDYDEFRTDFEYGSYLSDDIKFHIGGFVRQGEGPRDTGYTANKGGQLKANITKEFESGYVRLYIKHLDDKTAGYLPMPMYSNGDSISGFDVLSDTPHSVYFTATQGLGGNNQIRQGDMRDGMHPVVDSIGFEANFELGNDWQIENRSRKSSISGTFMSPFPAEVANSQAIAKSIAGTGATLTFANGPKTDQAFNQALLMRVHTFEVKMNDFDNIMNDLKLTKSFGTDTSLTFGYFMSSQNINMSWLWNSYLLEVKGDNAALVNVAAADSTAYSENGLYAYGTPYWGNCCQRNYDTEYDTRAPYIAFSTKLGDISVDASVRHDSGKATGTFAGAVTSRVDINRDGTISKPEEQVAAIDLANPNVVNYDWSYTSYSVGANYQMTSSSAIFGRFSEGGRANADRLLFGKVNIDGSVADEDAVDEVTQYEFGLKQKFEQGRLFATLFYAETEEQNFEATSQKFFDRQYEAQGIELEGVYFIGSFDLRGSLTWTDAEIAKDALTPELEGNTPRRQADFVYSLLGKYNFDQGAIGLSLIGTTDAYAQDNNELKFDGYTQVNAFASYDLTERFNIALNVNNLFDTTGLTEAEEGVIPTNNIIRARSINGRTTSVTLKYRF
- a CDS encoding MFS transporter, translating into MSSKSNHTQLNTLRWLTYMMFLMFAMTSDAVGVIIPTLISEYQLSMTQASAFHYAPMILIAFSGLCLGFLADKIGRKLTVLIGLILFSSACFLFALGETFTMFLMLLCVIGLAIGLFKTGALALLGDISNGAQEHTQTMNKVEGFFAIGAIIGPAIVSYLLIQGVSWTYLYVLAGGLCLILSIVTLSTEFPKFNTAHAQNNAGLSHTAAMLKNKYALGFSLAIALYVATEVAIYVWMPTLLQDYQGDLTWLATYALTIFFILRAIGRFMAVWLLAKYRWQSVMLTLSFAIFVCYFLTYLYGVNAAIYTLPLSGLFMSMIYPTLNSKGISCFDKAQHGSVAGVMLFFTALSAALAPLLMGMVSDYFGHVSYGFILATGFAFLLFAAMLYNWLKDPARLPLSKNAKFQRV